The Myxococcales bacterium genome has a segment encoding these proteins:
- a CDS encoding 2OG-Fe(II) oxygenase, producing the protein MNRPSDFYVVAKEPGAEHPALPTWANENANPVGLDEDARAELSRVEVAGVPGTFQLLNVLSRDECARFIELTDALGYLPDAAVSLPRSVRHNYNVTWVVDEQTDGIIWQRCADFTSDDQGIFGGKKTLGLNARFRFYRYQAGDFFKPHTDGAWPGSRVIERQLVPNAYPDRFSQMSVLFFLSDDFEGGETQFCVNKDDASLPARNQDEVGWVNVKTPAGGALCFPHGAHPLHCLHSSEEVVSGLKYIIRTDLLFEL; encoded by the coding sequence GTGAATAGACCTTCAGACTTCTACGTTGTGGCAAAGGAACCCGGAGCCGAACACCCGGCCCTGCCCACCTGGGCCAATGAAAACGCAAATCCGGTCGGGTTGGACGAAGACGCCCGAGCCGAGCTTTCACGGGTCGAAGTAGCGGGTGTCCCCGGAACCTTTCAACTGCTGAACGTATTGTCCCGCGACGAGTGCGCTCGCTTCATCGAACTCACCGATGCCCTGGGCTATCTCCCGGACGCGGCAGTCTCACTCCCGAGGAGCGTGCGCCACAACTACAACGTCACCTGGGTCGTGGACGAACAGACCGACGGCATCATCTGGCAGCGCTGCGCAGACTTCACCTCCGACGATCAGGGCATCTTTGGCGGCAAGAAGACTCTGGGGCTCAACGCCAGGTTTCGCTTCTATCGCTACCAAGCAGGCGACTTCTTCAAGCCCCACACGGACGGCGCCTGGCCGGGTAGCCGCGTGATCGAGAGACAGCTCGTGCCCAACGCCTATCCGGACCGATTCAGCCAGATGTCGGTCTTGTTCTTCTTGAGCGACGACTTCGAAGGCGGCGAGACGCAGTTCTGTGTGAACAAGGACGATGCATCTCTACCCGCGCGCAACCAGGACGAAGTGGGGTGGGTCAATGTAAAGACACCGGCGGGTGGCGCGCTCTGCTTCCCACACGGAGCCCATCCCCTGCACTGCCTGCACAGCTCCGAAGAAGTCGTTTCGGGCCTGAAGTACATCATCCGAACCGACCTGCTCTTCGAGTTGTAA
- a CDS encoding FAD-dependent oxidoreductase, translating to MDAPRYRASRRRCAVESLQKSLAIGLLLALTSLPTPSSAGQHSESAPTVTRSNGLVEISGGKIGFRQVGRQDAGHRNQNSQGSTPSSTDTGGTVFAQGGGPVTSTDHDVVIVGAGAAGLYAAVVLDGLGYDVLVVEASDRHGGRVWSDTMGDIGIELGAEELYGTNNNFIFNDIKAMYGNGAQIEIFRENNSQDTLISMDGGNTCWVVTGNCQDDPDIYDYWDFYYDYGSHANDPTDITVAEHMDTVLGVDSSHRAYHLYEALTPAGEYGTTVERLGLRSLSRQGALWTLSSKVYGLAPTGYLDALNALYFDPILGKVTLNSPVTKIDTSGVKPVAIDANDVYHYADAIIVTVSLGVLQAGLIEFVPALPVAKQNAIDTLGMGKGMKISLRFTSQFWEDKMMDAITEGPTAECWAPKKYQPGAADHVLTCFIMGINGEIMSALPDDTARINQALSDLDEMFSNAATPAYMSAVVQDWSNEPYVLGSYSYPTVGSFPGGTSMREVLAQPVGTTLFFAGEATNNGNSATVPGAMHTGERAASEHHTAIGGPPAPGTPTADFSALVTSGPAPLDVSFTDLSNQLPTGWSWNFGDSGSSSVQHPNHLYTTPGDYTVSLTATNPNGSHTRVMPLMISVPEPSVSATLVSGVFMLMLMQSRRRQLATRRR from the coding sequence ATGGATGCTCCCAGGTACCGCGCTTCGCGGCGTCGCTGCGCTGTTGAATCTCTTCAGAAGTCTCTTGCGATCGGATTGCTGCTCGCGCTGACCTCGCTCCCCACACCTTCGAGCGCAGGCCAACACAGCGAGTCCGCACCCACGGTCACCCGTAGCAACGGTCTCGTCGAAATCTCGGGGGGCAAGATCGGGTTCCGCCAGGTTGGGCGTCAAGACGCCGGACACCGCAATCAAAACTCGCAAGGGAGCACCCCGTCCAGCACCGACACCGGCGGGACGGTGTTCGCGCAGGGCGGTGGACCCGTAACGTCGACGGATCACGATGTCGTGATCGTCGGAGCCGGAGCGGCGGGCCTTTACGCCGCAGTCGTGCTTGACGGTCTCGGCTACGACGTGTTGGTCGTGGAGGCGAGCGATCGACACGGGGGTCGCGTCTGGTCCGACACCATGGGCGATATAGGGATCGAACTGGGTGCAGAGGAACTCTATGGCACCAATAACAACTTCATCTTCAACGACATCAAGGCAATGTACGGCAACGGTGCCCAAATCGAGATCTTCAGGGAAAACAACTCCCAGGATACACTGATATCAATGGATGGAGGAAACACCTGCTGGGTGGTCACCGGCAACTGCCAAGACGACCCCGATATCTACGACTACTGGGACTTCTACTACGACTATGGCAGCCACGCCAACGACCCCACTGACATTACGGTTGCCGAACACATGGATACCGTGCTCGGTGTCGACTCGAGCCACCGAGCCTATCACCTGTACGAGGCCCTCACTCCGGCCGGCGAGTATGGGACTACCGTCGAGCGACTCGGTCTGCGAAGCCTCTCGCGCCAGGGCGCCTTATGGACCCTGTCGTCGAAGGTCTACGGTCTCGCTCCCACCGGCTACCTGGACGCACTGAACGCCCTCTACTTCGACCCGATCCTGGGCAAGGTGACGCTCAACAGCCCCGTGACGAAGATCGACACGAGTGGTGTCAAGCCGGTCGCCATCGACGCGAATGACGTCTACCACTATGCCGACGCCATCATCGTCACGGTATCCCTCGGTGTTCTTCAGGCCGGACTGATCGAATTCGTGCCGGCCCTTCCCGTCGCCAAGCAGAACGCCATCGACACCCTCGGTATGGGCAAGGGGATGAAGATCAGCCTGCGTTTCACGAGCCAGTTCTGGGAAGACAAGATGATGGACGCGATCACCGAGGGCCCTACCGCAGAGTGCTGGGCCCCCAAGAAATATCAGCCCGGGGCGGCGGATCATGTGCTGACGTGCTTCATCATGGGCATAAACGGGGAGATCATGAGCGCTCTCCCGGACGACACCGCCCGCATCAATCAGGCCCTGAGCGATCTGGATGAGATGTTCAGCAACGCAGCAACTCCGGCTTATATGTCTGCCGTGGTCCAGGACTGGTCGAATGAGCCTTATGTCCTCGGGAGCTACTCGTATCCGACTGTGGGCTCCTTTCCCGGTGGTACCAGCATGCGCGAGGTGTTGGCGCAGCCGGTGGGAACCACGCTGTTCTTTGCCGGCGAAGCCACCAACAACGGCAATTCGGCCACCGTTCCCGGAGCCATGCATACGGGTGAGCGAGCCGCGAGTGAACACCATACAGCGATCGGCGGCCCTCCCGCCCCGGGCACTCCGACGGCGGACTTCTCGGCATTGGTGACCTCCGGCCCAGCGCCTCTCGATGTTTCGTTCACTGACCTCTCGAACCAGCTACCGACGGGATGGTCGTGGAACTTCGGCGACTCCGGCAGCTCGAGCGTGCAGCATCCCAATCACCTGTACACAACACCTGGGGACTACACCGTCAGCCTCACGGCGACGAACCCCAACGGCTCCCACACCCGAGTCATGCCTTTGATGATCTCGGTTCCAGAGCCCTCCGTTAGCGCTACCCTGGTGAGTGGGGTCTTCATGTTGATGCTAATGCAATCGCGAAGAAGGCAGCTGGCTACGCGGCGGAGGTGA
- a CDS encoding tetratricopeptide repeat protein, whose amino-acid sequence MSNVDRRWLAGPVSDLLWGCGLAYFPVLIMLVLAGPQLQALIPLGLLPFGSIVLSIPHYGATLLRVYERREDRQKYSFFTVHLTILVWGLFTVGLFQPTVGSAMYTVYLTWSPWHYAGQNYGLASMFLRRRGIEITPWTRRALRASFLLSFALSFLAMHIGDSTGATYAPTPMSAFGDFHFYALGLPAAVAGRVAGLVLVMYVACLGVAAVGLLRRASLADITPTALLVLSQALWFTVPIIARSEGIGIDTVAFNLVDAQYSFWWIAFAHSVQYLWVTRYFARSGGAGHHYFTRATFAGFAVFGLPVLLFTCTGLSPVPHDAGLFLLVNTAVNLHHFILDGAIWKLRDGAIARILLRPVEPSNRVVPERSGLPWRRIAVVVVASLYMVQFVVNTEEKEFGVIRAGDDAKRLGTAERRLAQVRLPSPMVSARLGIALAQAGELSEAAAALERSIDLRPSALAWTALGQVRSRQREWASAEEALTQAIAIEPDHRTALHELGKVRLTSGDAAGAIAPLERALELSYGEERRSVELMLRRAQSAVP is encoded by the coding sequence ATGTCGAACGTCGATCGCCGCTGGCTGGCGGGCCCGGTGTCGGATCTGCTCTGGGGCTGCGGGTTGGCCTACTTCCCCGTCCTGATCATGCTGGTGCTCGCCGGTCCCCAACTGCAGGCCCTCATTCCCCTCGGTCTGCTGCCGTTCGGCAGCATCGTGCTTTCCATTCCCCACTACGGCGCCACCTTGCTCCGGGTTTACGAGCGGCGGGAAGACCGCCAGAAATACAGCTTCTTCACGGTCCATCTGACGATCCTCGTCTGGGGCCTCTTCACGGTGGGTCTATTTCAACCGACCGTGGGTTCCGCGATGTACACGGTCTACCTCACATGGAGCCCGTGGCATTACGCGGGCCAGAACTACGGACTCGCCTCGATGTTCCTGCGCCGGCGCGGCATCGAGATCACGCCCTGGACAAGGCGCGCGCTGCGCGCCTCCTTCTTGCTCTCCTTCGCGCTCTCGTTCCTGGCGATGCACATCGGCGATTCGACCGGGGCGACCTATGCCCCGACTCCCATGAGCGCCTTCGGCGACTTCCACTTCTACGCGCTCGGCCTCCCCGCGGCGGTGGCGGGCAGGGTCGCCGGGCTAGTCCTGGTCATGTACGTCGCTTGCCTCGGCGTGGCCGCCGTAGGCTTGCTCCGCCGCGCGTCCCTCGCGGACATTACGCCGACGGCGCTGCTGGTCCTCTCCCAGGCGCTGTGGTTCACCGTCCCGATCATTGCCAGGAGCGAAGGCATTGGCATCGACACCGTCGCCTTCAACCTGGTCGATGCGCAGTACTCCTTTTGGTGGATCGCCTTCGCACACTCGGTCCAGTACCTCTGGGTGACCCGTTACTTTGCCCGCTCCGGCGGTGCTGGTCACCACTACTTCACCCGCGCGACATTCGCGGGCTTTGCCGTCTTCGGCCTGCCGGTGCTGCTCTTTACGTGTACGGGTCTTTCTCCTGTGCCTCACGACGCCGGCCTGTTCCTGCTCGTCAACACGGCCGTCAATCTCCACCACTTCATCCTCGACGGCGCAATCTGGAAGCTGCGCGACGGCGCCATTGCCCGGATTCTGCTGCGCCCCGTCGAGCCGTCTAATCGAGTGGTCCCGGAGCGCAGCGGGCTGCCCTGGCGACGCATCGCGGTGGTGGTTGTCGCCAGCCTCTACATGGTCCAGTTCGTCGTGAACACGGAGGAGAAGGAGTTCGGAGTCATTCGCGCTGGCGACGATGCCAAACGCCTTGGTACGGCCGAGCGACGCCTCGCGCAGGTCCGCCTGCCGAGTCCGATGGTGAGCGCGAGACTCGGCATCGCCCTCGCGCAGGCCGGTGAACTCTCCGAGGCCGCTGCCGCGCTGGAGAGGAGCATCGATTTGCGACCTTCGGCGCTGGCATGGACTGCACTTGGCCAGGTGCGATCGCGACAGAGGGAGTGGGCAAGCGCCGAGGAGGCGCTCACCCAGGCGATCGCGATTGAACCCGATCACCGCACTGCGCTCCATGAACTCGGCAAGGTGAGGCTCACCTCGGGAGATGCTGCCGGGGCCATCGCGCCACTCGAGCGAGCGCTCGAGCTGTCGTACGGAGAGGAGCGCCGCAGTGTGGAGTTGATGTTGCGGCGCGCGCAGAGCGCT